The Alkalibacter rhizosphaerae genomic sequence GCTCCTACCCCACCATCAACGACAACCAAACCTCCAACACAAACTCCAACTACCCCGAAACCCACAGCTCCAGTAGAGCCGGAGCCGGATCCCATGGATGATGCCATCGAGGTGACTTTTGGAAGTGAGAAATTGTACTTATGGCCCAAGCTGACGGGGGTCAAGGTCCCAGAAGGGTTCGAAAAAGGAGAAAGCACCTATGGAGAGGACTCCCTTGAAGTGGTGACGAAGGAACCTCTGGCCTTGGCTTACTTGACCGATGAAGAAGGTGAAAACGGAGCCTTTTGGAACTATGATGAGAAAGAACAAAGTTTTTATCCCTACATAAAAATTTCAACACAGAGCACTTATGTTTTCTTGCAACCGGGAGAGGATGTAGTTGTTCCGGAAGGGTACGAAGAAACGTCTGTAACTATCGATGAGCAGACATTGAACGGTTGGGCCATCGATGATCCGGAGTTAAAAGATTTTGTATTGTTATACGCATTGAATAACGAAGCAGAAGAAGGGTTTTATCTCTACGATAAGGTAGAGGGGACCATGCAGCGATATGGTGAGCGGATCGTGGAGGTGGAAGTGGAAGTCGAGGTGGAACCGGAACCTCAAACCATCACCCAACAGATTTTTGGGAATCCCATTTTGGCCGGTATATTTTCCGGACTGGGATTGTTGGCTGCCGGTTTGGCGGCTGCCTTGATTCGAGTCATACAAAAGAATAAACGTAACTTTCAATAAAAAAGACCCGGCGGATCATCCGCCGGGTTTGGTTTATCCATTCTTGGGGCACGCCATGACCTGCAATTTTTTGACTTGGGCTTCTTGTCCCAGGACGATCATGGTATCTCCATCTTGAAGTATTTCCGTTGAACTTGGATTGAAAGTCAGCTTGGTTGAATTTTTTCTTTTTAAAGCAAGAACGACCAACCCGGTGATTTCAGGGATCTTAGCATCCATAAGGGCCAAGTTCACCAATTCGGATCCATTGCATATGGTCACTTCTTCCAGATCCAAAGTAACGTCTCCGGCCTGGGTGATGATGTCTAGAAAGGAGATGACAGATGGCCTTAGGACCAGGGATGCCATCCTGCGTCCGCCGATCTCATTAGGAGAGATGGTGTTGTTGGCTCCCGCTTTTCTCAACTTGTTGTGTGCATTCTTTTCGATGGCTTTGGAAACGATATAGATATCCTCATTCATTTGTCTTGCTGTCAGTACGGTAAATACGTTGTCCGCATCATTGGACAGGGTGCAAATGACTCCTTTGGAATGGGCAATGTTGGCTTGCTCCAGGGTGTCTTCACTGGTGGCGTCTCCCAAGATCACCAAACAATTCTCCTTGATCAGTTCTTCAAACCTTTTTTGGTTTTTTTCAATGACGACAAAAGGAACGTTATTTTCTTGAAAAGAGTCGATCACCGTATGGCCGATCTCCCCTGCACCGCAAACAATATAATGATCTGTCAACTGTTTTATCTTGTTTTCCATTTGCTTTCGCCTCCAGGCATCTTTGAGTTCTCCTTCAAAAAACAGAGCCACTAAACTGGTGATTCCATAACCCGCCACAGACAATCCTGCAAAGATGATCCCAATGGAAAAAAACTTGGCCGGGTCCGTCATTTCAGCTACCTCGCCATAACCGACAGTGGATATGGTGATAACGGTCATGTAGAGGGCATCAATGAAATTTATTCGGAGCAGATTCATGTATCCGATGACGCCAACGGTGATGATGATGATAAATGTGGTGATGATAAATATGAACTTCCTTCTCGCTTCCATCTTCACTCCCCGTTCAAGTCAGTATAAGGTTTTCGTTTTTAAGAATACCTTGAAAATAGTATATCAATGATTTGCTCTTCCGTCCACAACTGGGCTAGTGTGTTTGACATTGCAGGGTGGTTTATATATTATGAATTTAGTAAATATTAAAGGCGGAATGAAATGATACGACGTATAAAGTATGCATCTGTTTTCATGATTTGTTGGTTGTTTTTACTACAACCTGTCTTGGTTTTTGGACAAGAGTCCACCCTGAATCTGGATGCGAATCGCACGGAGTTGGAAGTCGGGGATTATGTGCAGGTGACCATGGTTTTTACCGGGGAAGAAGATATCGGATCCATCAATGCCTCCTTGCGCTACGACAGTACCAGGCTGCGGTATGTTTCCGGCAACAGCAATGCCCTGGTTATGGGAAATGGGACTGGAAGCCTGTCGGATACTTTTTCCCAAGGGATCGATCGGCTGACCTATAGTTTGGAATTTGAAGCGATCGCTGACGGAAGTGCAGGGGTAGAGGTATCAAACAGCGAAATCATATCTGCACTGACTGGAAGAAGTTTGGGTAATCCTACCGCAGTTGAGCAAGTCCGAATTTCTCCGAAGCAGGTGGAAGAACCGGAAGTGGAAACTCCGGTGGAACCACCGGAAGAAACGACGGTCATTATTAAAAGTCATTTGGGGGAAGATGTATACGTCATGGAAGAATTTCCGGACCACATGCTACCTGATGGATTCTATAAAAAATTCTTCACCGTGTCGGGCAACGACATCGAAGGGGCCACCAACGAGGAAGAAGCATGGAAAGTATTTTATGGGATCAGCGAGCAGCTAAGGGAAGGGTTGTATTTCTATCATGATAAAAGGGAAGTGTTATATTCTTATGTGCCGATGACGTTTGACCACGAATTGGTGTTGTTGCCTTTTGAAAAAACGTTCCAAGGACTTGACCAGGTAGTAGCAAACATTCAGGGAATGGAAGTTTTGACCTATAATATGAAGAAAGACGGTTTTTATTTGCTCTATGGAATGGATGTAAACGGCGTAAAAGGATATTATAGTTACGACATGGAAGAAGATACATTTCAGAAAGTAAACATTCAGGAAACCGACGTACAATCAGAAACGATTTCGGAAGCTGGTGAAGAAAGACGAATCTATTTGATTTTGGGGATCCTTGCCTTGATCTGTTTGATTTTACTGGGGTCCATCCTTTACTTCCGAAAAAGCGACAAGACTCAGAAAGTGCAATAGTTTATTCACATTAGAACCAATTTATAGTATGATATATTGGTAAAGATTTGAAAGATACACAGATTGAAGGAGATAAACATGCCAAGACAATTAAAGATATTGATATTGATCATCATCGACATCCTGCTGGTTGGCTTTTCTTATGTGGCCGCTTTGGCCCTGCGGTTTGATTTTCAAATTCCTGCAAGCAATTGGGCCAGTCTGAAACAACATATTTGGATATTTATAGCATTGCAGATCATCGTATTTATTTTGGGCAGGATGTACCATAGCCTGTGGAAATATGCCAGCATTCGAGAATTGGTGCAGATCATGGTGACCATCGGACTGTCCAACGCCGTAGTGGTGGCCTACGCATACTTGTCCATTGATTTTTTCCAGGTCAATTATCCAAGAAGTGCTTTTCTAATTTCCACCATCATCGACATATTTCTGGTAGGTGGAGTTCGCATCGCTTATCGGGTCATTCCTGCGAAAATAAGAAAATACCGTGGGTATGAAAACAAAAAAAGAGTCTTGATCGTTGGCGCTGGGGATGCTGGCGCCATGCTGATGAAAGAAATCAACAACCACACTGAGCTCAACAGCAAAGTAGTAGCTTTTGTGGACGATGATGTAAAGAAAAAGGGAATGCGCATAAGCGGAGCTCCAGTGGTCAGTACCAGCGATGATATTCCAAAAGTGGTCAAGAAATATCAAATCGATGAGATCGTCATAGCCATTCCTTCCGCTTCCAAAGGCCAAGTGCAAGAAATTGTTTCCGTATGTAAAAAGACGAAAGCGAAGCTGAAGATCTTGCCGGGGATCTATGAGATCATCGGAGGAATGGTGAAAGTAAGTCATATTCGGGACGTACAGATCGAGGACCTTCTGGGCCGGGAACAGGTACGATTGGACATGGCGGAGATTCGAAACTTCTTGAAATACAAGACCGTCATGGTTACGGGAGCCGGCGGATCCATTGGATCCGAACTGTGTCGTCAAATCGCATTGTTCCAACCCAAAGAATTGATCCTTTTAGAAATTTACGAAAACAGCGTATATGACTTGGAGCATGAATTGCGAGGTACATTCCAGGACATCAATCTGAAAGTGGTGATCGCATCTGTCCGAGATCGGAAACGAATCGAAGAAGTGATGGACCAGTGTCGACCGGAAGTGATCTTTCATGCAGCAGCCCACAAGCACGTTCCTTTGATGGAAAACAACCCCAAGGAGGCAGTGAAAAATAACGTATTTGGTACTTTGAACCTTGCCCAAATGGCCGATCGCTATGGTGTGAAAAAATTTGTTCTTATCTCAACGGATAAGGCCGTCAATCCCACCAATATCATGGGGGCGACCAAACGTCTTTGTGAAATGATCGTTCAATCCATCGATCGGGAAAGCAAAACGGAATTTGCAGCTGTCCGGTTTGGAAACGTGCTGGGCAGCAACGGCAGCGTTATTCCTTTATTTAAGAACCAGATCGCCAAAGGCGGGCCAGTAACCATTACTCACGAAGACATTATTCGATACTTCATGAGCATACCGGAAGCGGCTCAACTGGTACTTCAGGCGGGAGCCATGGCACAGGGTGGAGAGATTTTCATTCTAGATATGGGCGAGCCGGTCAAGATCATGGATCTGGCACAAGACTTGATTCGTTTATCCGGCTTCGAACCAGGAGTCGATATGAAAATCGAAGTGACCGGTCTGCGGCCCGGAGAAAAGTTATATGAAGAACTTTTATTGGATGAAGAGGGAATCAGCAAAACGATCCACGAAAAAATATTTGTGGGAAAACCGATCTTCACAGACTATAGCAAGATCCTTGCACATCTGGATGAACTTCGCATTGCCATGGATTCTCAAAATGCAAATGTCAAACATTTGGTGAGCCAGATCGTACCAACCTATAAAGTTTATGAAGAAAAAAAGATGCAAAAG encodes the following:
- a CDS encoding potassium channel family protein — encoded protein: MEARRKFIFIITTFIIIITVGVIGYMNLLRINFIDALYMTVITISTVGYGEVAEMTDPAKFFSIGIIFAGLSVAGYGITSLVALFFEGELKDAWRRKQMENKIKQLTDHYIVCGAGEIGHTVIDSFQENNVPFVVIEKNQKRFEELIKENCLVILGDATSEDTLEQANIAHSKGVICTLSNDADNVFTVLTARQMNEDIYIVSKAIEKNAHNKLRKAGANNTISPNEIGGRRMASLVLRPSVISFLDIITQAGDVTLDLEEVTICNGSELVNLALMDAKIPEITGLVVLALKRKNSTKLTFNPSSTEILQDGDTMIVLGQEAQVKKLQVMACPKNG
- a CDS encoding cohesin domain-containing protein, giving the protein MIRRIKYASVFMICWLFLLQPVLVFGQESTLNLDANRTELEVGDYVQVTMVFTGEEDIGSINASLRYDSTRLRYVSGNSNALVMGNGTGSLSDTFSQGIDRLTYSLEFEAIADGSAGVEVSNSEIISALTGRSLGNPTAVEQVRISPKQVEEPEVETPVEPPEETTVIIKSHLGEDVYVMEEFPDHMLPDGFYKKFFTVSGNDIEGATNEEEAWKVFYGISEQLREGLYFYHDKREVLYSYVPMTFDHELVLLPFEKTFQGLDQVVANIQGMEVLTYNMKKDGFYLLYGMDVNGVKGYYSYDMEEDTFQKVNIQETDVQSETISEAGEERRIYLILGILALICLILLGSILYFRKSDKTQKVQ
- a CDS encoding polysaccharide biosynthesis protein gives rise to the protein MPRQLKILILIIIDILLVGFSYVAALALRFDFQIPASNWASLKQHIWIFIALQIIVFILGRMYHSLWKYASIRELVQIMVTIGLSNAVVVAYAYLSIDFFQVNYPRSAFLISTIIDIFLVGGVRIAYRVIPAKIRKYRGYENKKRVLIVGAGDAGAMLMKEINNHTELNSKVVAFVDDDVKKKGMRISGAPVVSTSDDIPKVVKKYQIDEIVIAIPSASKGQVQEIVSVCKKTKAKLKILPGIYEIIGGMVKVSHIRDVQIEDLLGREQVRLDMAEIRNFLKYKTVMVTGAGGSIGSELCRQIALFQPKELILLEIYENSVYDLEHELRGTFQDINLKVVIASVRDRKRIEEVMDQCRPEVIFHAAAHKHVPLMENNPKEAVKNNVFGTLNLAQMADRYGVKKFVLISTDKAVNPTNIMGATKRLCEMIVQSIDRESKTEFAAVRFGNVLGSNGSVIPLFKNQIAKGGPVTITHEDIIRYFMSIPEAAQLVLQAGAMAQGGEIFILDMGEPVKIMDLAQDLIRLSGFEPGVDMKIEVTGLRPGEKLYEELLLDEEGISKTIHEKIFVGKPIFTDYSKILAHLDELRIAMDSQNANVKHLVSQIVPTYKVYEEKKMQKV